One Ricinus communis isolate WT05 ecotype wild-type chromosome 2, ASM1957865v1, whole genome shotgun sequence DNA segment encodes these proteins:
- the LOC8289786 gene encoding uncharacterized protein LOC8289786 has translation MSSNPYERVKGGRLTFKGGSIATTSKSIDKKNKNKKKNKKQQQLHDKDDDHDQNDSVVGDVEKNSETAAGGEVYTIDAAKKLQYEQLFPVEAKKFGYKEKIADFKSVEDALDDRVKKKADRYCK, from the coding sequence ATGTCGTCGAACCCGTACGAGAGAGTGAAAGGAGGGAGACTAACATTCAAGGGAGGAAGTATAGCCACTACAAGTAAATCCATTGAcaagaagaacaagaacaaaaagaagaataagaagcaGCAGCAGCTTCACGATAAGGATGATGATCATGATCAAAACGACAGCGTCGTAGGAGATGTAGAGAAGAATAGTGAAACTGCAGCAGGAGGCGAGGTTTACACAATAGACGCAGCGAAGAAGCTACAGTATGAGCAGCTGTTCCCTGTAGAGGCCAAGAAATTTGGCTATAAGGAAAAGATCGCGGATTTCAAGTCGGTTGAGGATGCTCTTGACGATCGTGTCAAAAAGAAGGCTGATCGCTATTGTAAATGA